One genomic window of Pseudomonadales bacterium includes the following:
- a CDS encoding TonB-dependent receptor: protein MSRFDNSTKKRIFNRSFLVSMVSLATLSVASPGMAAQRTSILEEVVVTAQKREQSADDVGVAISAFSGDQMEALNFSSAADVSMQSPNVEIRRHFVGRGLTTNLFVRGVGNTDLNNGAESPVAAFVDEFYMISSSTVDFSLFDMERTEVLKGPQGTLFGRNATGGAFSFVTQKPEEEFGAYVEGTAGTDGILGGEVRLNMPVSDDLKLRFSAYHDSHDGFTENNYPGQSDFRESGFEAYRGQALYQVNDSWETLLKVEYGKAEGHLVGDNLNPMMKSGDDIVFAATTLTGLSKDSDPFDVAHNSKDWAENDVTHYLWTNTWDTDNFTVTSITGYLDQDYVLTEDCDASALSVCNFNGFYESEHWSQEVRLNGSTESLNWTVGAYYMKQDADGGYNFNAFNGLLALLDPSFPANAGALQHSVFETEVETYAIFGQLEYSLTDTVTLIGGLRLQKDKKDFQQQDAQIAVLVDDFDFDGPRSFTSANLTPILVGGNEILLAPVNDFTPATAGSLTELDEDGVSGTLQLNWQPTDDSLYYASFRRGIKAGGFNVGVVPLGLAANQWGYDQEKLDAYEIGAKLQLTESMRLNAATFYYDYKDYQALSFQNLGQFFVNRPATITGLEVELFANPIEGLDIILGASFLDTEVEDVQRGVLVSTVEDREMGEAPAKTANLVVRYEWPVANGYLSVQIDGNYVGERFGDILNQTAATLQSYSIWNSNITYTAEDDKFFAKLWVRNLNDKEVATYRIEITDLLDYGQDNFAEPRTAGLTVGYHF, encoded by the coding sequence CTGAACTTTAGCAGTGCCGCTGACGTATCCATGCAGTCACCTAATGTGGAAATTCGCCGCCACTTTGTTGGCCGTGGGTTGACCACCAACCTGTTTGTTCGCGGTGTAGGCAATACCGACCTGAACAATGGTGCAGAATCACCCGTTGCAGCTTTTGTGGATGAGTTCTACATGATTTCCAGCAGCACGGTGGACTTTTCTTTATTTGATATGGAAAGAACCGAGGTTCTTAAGGGGCCGCAGGGTACACTTTTTGGACGTAACGCCACCGGCGGAGCTTTCTCTTTCGTGACTCAAAAGCCTGAAGAAGAGTTTGGAGCATATGTCGAAGGTACTGCGGGCACGGACGGCATTCTGGGGGGCGAAGTTCGCCTGAATATGCCGGTTAGCGATGATCTAAAGCTTCGTTTCAGCGCTTATCATGACAGCCATGACGGTTTTACCGAAAACAACTATCCAGGACAAAGTGATTTTCGGGAGTCGGGTTTCGAAGCTTACCGAGGTCAAGCGTTATACCAGGTGAACGATAGCTGGGAAACACTGCTTAAAGTAGAATACGGCAAGGCCGAAGGTCACTTGGTGGGCGATAACCTGAACCCAATGATGAAATCAGGTGATGATATTGTTTTTGCCGCGACAACCTTAACGGGGCTATCTAAAGATTCTGACCCGTTTGATGTTGCCCATAACAGTAAGGACTGGGCAGAGAACGATGTAACTCATTACCTGTGGACCAACACTTGGGATACTGACAACTTCACCGTTACTTCAATTACCGGTTATCTGGATCAGGATTACGTTCTGACAGAAGACTGCGATGCTTCTGCCTTGAGCGTCTGCAACTTCAACGGGTTCTATGAATCTGAGCACTGGTCGCAAGAGGTCAGGCTTAACGGCAGCACAGAATCACTTAATTGGACGGTTGGTGCCTACTATATGAAGCAGGATGCCGACGGCGGCTATAACTTTAATGCTTTCAACGGCCTCCTTGCGCTTCTTGATCCATCGTTCCCAGCTAACGCCGGTGCGTTGCAGCACTCAGTTTTCGAGACCGAAGTGGAGACTTACGCAATCTTTGGCCAGTTGGAATACTCCCTGACTGATACGGTAACCCTGATCGGCGGCCTGCGCCTGCAAAAAGACAAGAAAGATTTCCAACAGCAGGACGCGCAGATAGCGGTGCTGGTTGACGATTTTGACTTTGATGGGCCGCGCAGTTTCACCTCAGCTAACCTGACACCAATCCTGGTAGGTGGCAACGAAATACTGCTTGCTCCTGTCAATGACTTCACGCCGGCCACCGCAGGTAGTCTTACCGAACTGGATGAAGACGGAGTGAGTGGCACGTTGCAGCTCAACTGGCAACCAACGGATGACTCTTTGTATTACGCTTCATTCAGACGCGGCATCAAGGCAGGCGGTTTTAATGTAGGGGTTGTTCCGCTCGGCCTAGCCGCTAATCAGTGGGGCTATGATCAGGAGAAACTGGATGCCTACGAGATCGGCGCCAAATTGCAATTAACAGAGAGTATGCGTCTGAACGCAGCGACCTTCTACTACGATTACAAGGATTATCAGGCGCTGAGCTTTCAGAACCTGGGGCAGTTCTTTGTAAACCGTCCAGCCACCATTACAGGCCTGGAGGTTGAACTTTTTGCCAATCCAATAGAAGGCCTGGATATTATCCTGGGAGCCAGCTTCCTGGACACTGAAGTAGAAGATGTGCAGAGAGGTGTATTGGTCTCAACAGTTGAAGACAGGGAAATGGGTGAGGCGCCCGCCAAGACCGCGAACCTGGTCGTTCGCTACGAGTGGCCGGTAGCAAATGGCTATCTTTCTGTACAGATTGATGGCAACTATGTCGGCGAAAGATTCGGGGATATTCTCAATCAGACAGCGGCCACACTGCAGTCATATTCAATCTGGAACAGTAATATTACCTACACTGCAGAAGACGATAAGTTTTTTGCCAAACTTTGGGTAAGAAATCTCAATGATAAGGAAGTTGCTACCTACCGTATTGAAATTACCGATCTTCTCGATTACGGACAGGATAACTTTGCAGAACCCAGGACTGCCGGTTTAACTGTTGGCTATCACTTTTAG